The region GAAAGCGGCAGCAGGGATTTGGTTTTTCTACTACAGGGAGTCCCGGCGTGATGTTGCCGCTGTTTCACAGCAGCATCAcctgcagcagcacagagacgGGACCACGCAGCACCTGATACTCAGTGTTGCTGTTGTTTGACACAGGGAGAATGTGGAAGTCAGCCTAGAAAGTTAAAGTGAGGGgaaaaaacgtaaaaaaaaaacgtacttCCTGGACTGACCAAGGTGTGGAGTTGCTGTAAAACAACTTCTAAGGACAAATGAATAACAGCTGCTGGAAGCCTGGctattattttcaaaataatgtCTTATTTATAGGCCCTGGCTCATATGTGATTTGATGTCTCCAGCCCTGCTCCTCCAGGGCCggggtcctgcatgttttacatgtttccctgcttcaacacccTGACAGACATGGCTGTGTCATTACCAGGGTTATGCATACCTTAATGAAAAGTTAATGATGATGATTCATTAGAATCTGCtctgttgaagcagggaaacctctataccaggggtcggcaacccaaaatgttgaaagaggaccaaaaacacaaaaaacaaatatgtctggagccgcaaaaaatgaaaggtctcatacagtataagccttagaacaggggtcaccaaccctggtcctcgagggccggtgtccctgcaggttttagatgtttccctgcttcattgcaccatgatacaagtgactgtgtcattaacagaactgtgcagccctggatgacaagctggtgacgatgattaattagaatcaggtgtgttaaaggagggaaacatctaaaacatgcaggacaccggccctcgaggaccaggattggtgacccctgccttagaatgaaggtaacacatgctgtatgtatctatattagctataactggggggagaaattacgagaaaaagtcaaaatttccagaacaaagtcaaaatgtcgagaaaaaagtcgaaatttcgagaaaaaagtcaaaatgtcgagcttaatgttgaagtacaatgtcgagaaaaaagtggaaatgttgagaaaaaagtcaaaactttgtgaaaaagtcgaaatgttgagaaaaaagtcaaaatattgagaaaaaagtcgaaatgttgagattaatgttgaagaacaatctcgagaaaaaagttgaaatgtcgagaaaaaagtcaaaatgtcgagattaaaaaggaaatgaaaaagaaagagaaaaaaggaaaaaacaagaaaaagaagaaaaaaataaaataaaggggaaaaaagaagaaaaaaatgggagaaaaaaaggtcaaacatttttgaaaaagctccaggagccactagggcgctgagggttgccgacccctgctctagaacatgcaggacaccggccctcgaggaccagggttggagcaGATAAAAGAACAGATAAAAAGGTTCAGTGAGTATCAGATATCTAATAAAACATGAGAGAAAATCATGCATCCTGAACCGTGTAACAAAAAAATCCAGTCAGAATTACGGGCTTCTGCTTATTTTAAAAAGTTCAATAAACCCAACCAACACACCGCAGCAGCCTGGAGAAGAAACAAGCAgggtatttttttctgtttgactaTATTCTGACACTATAATATGTGAGAATAACAATCCAAAGTTAGTCTTTGTGCTCCTCCTACAGATGTGAAAACTGAAACCACTCGCTGATGTGAGGGCAAGTCTGCAATTTTTGATTTCCTTGCATGAGGCGCTACCGCACAGTtacactaggcctgtgttgaaaaaaaaaacgattttcctATTCtcaatcgattctcatattaattcctaaaaatcgatttgtatgtctaaagatccatttttttttttcatcattacattacaacatttggcattttttttgtttatgcccaaaaaaggatgttttgttggacacaatgtttttgcctttaaatatgtttaaaggtatgaaaacattaaagttttcagttataattgcataaattgtctatatttcattactttatttactgtcttggggttacatttgcataaaatgctagaaaccaaattctcaaaaattaaaaaccgaaatagtacgaaaatggaaaaaatttaaacggaatgtggTAAAAAAATCAAAGCGATTTCatgcgtctctgtttcctccctggatctgtttgataattctgacccccacgatgtttctgaaagcagttctatcagcattctgggagctgattggtccttacagcatcattagctgcaatacttgctgttgaatctcaatataatactactattaatatgttgcagaactacacagtcatataattcatgcaacagctcaaaaaacagttttaataacactaaccacAATCGATattggaatcaaatcgattcttgacatttgaatggatccccagccgtCGTTACAGCCACTACTGCTGCAGTGGGAGGGGGACCCACCTACAACAGCTGCCTCATGGGAGACACTATCCTGAGAAGAATAACTCACTTGTTGTAATTTGCGTGCCGTATTCTGTTTTTGTCCAGGAAGTTTTTGTAAAACACGGCCATCTCGTCGGTGTCCAGCGTCCGCCGTCGCCCtgaaggaaggaggagaaggcTCAGCAGACCATATCACAAGTTCAGCAGGATACATTATCACTTTAAAGCACCTGTGATTataaaaacatttcatttaAGAACCTGATGTTTTCCCTTAGAGTCCGTCTAGCTCACTTGTACACAGTGTATGACACAAACACTTTATGTCCTCACCATCCTTGTCACGCAAAGTCAAGCCTTTTGCGGTAAGCTGTGAAATGATGAAGGCTTCTTTTTCCTGCAGAAACAAAAGGATATATTAACATCTCTGGAAAATCTATCTCTCACTAATAATTAAATCAATGGACAATCATTTATGACAATCATTTACCCTGAAATTAGAGAATTCTTGTTCCTGTTTACAAAAATTTGGACCCGGTTTTGTAGGTATCGTAAAATAACCCGAAATAATTTgatattaatatttttatctTCAACAGAATCCGTGAAATGCGCCGAGATGAATGAGATTTCCATTGTTAATCACCTGTAAGCCTGTAACACTTTTGCGGcaactaaaaaaacaacaatattttgTGCTGCTGCCCTCTGCTGGTGAGAATGAAGTGTAACATGTGGTACGATGCACtttcacatcaatcaatgtAACAGGTCCATTTTATGTCTCAGTATTGTTCATGTATCTATCACATTAACTAGCAGCAGCCAGAAGAATTGATTTCAAGGTTTTAATATTGATTTGAACCTTGTTGAAGCTGATGTTCTGCTTGGCCCAGAAGTCGTGGTTCCAGTCCTCCGTGTCCTGCCTCAGCTTCCTCAGCCGCTGGTCCAGCTCAGACTCGTCCTCAGGGATGTGGTAAATGATCGGCCGCAGGTTAGACAGAGGGTGAGGTGGGCCCATCCAGTCGTATTTGGAGCTGGCCGCTGGACTGAAGGGGGAATTCTGCctccaacaaaaaaaataaaaacataaaaatgagatTTGTACCGAGTACTAATGTTTTCTAGCGAATACATCAGGGATCTCAATCCCAAACCATCACATCCTTCTGCTGACACTGTTAGACCTTTATGTGCAATATGGAAATATGGAAACAGGCCTGGTTATAAAGTGTGAGCAGTTGATTGGTTGgttgtaggcctgtgttgaaaaaaaattgattttccgattctaaatcgattctcatattaattcctaaaaatcgattcatatgtctaaagatccattttttttttatcattacattacaactttacaggactgtctcagaaaattagaatattgtgataaagttttttattttctgtaatgcaattaaaaaaacagaaatgtcatacattctggatttattacaaatcaactgaaatattgcaagccttttattattttaatattgctgattatggcttaaagtttaagattaagattcccagaatattctaattttttgagataggatatttgagttttctcttaaactgtaagccatgatcagtaatattaaaataataaaaggcttgcaatatttcagttgatttgtaatgaatccagaatgtatgacatttttgtttttgtaattgcattacaaaaaatcacaatattctaattttctgcagGTATTTTTTCATTTACGAGAATGACTGATGCCaagtttttgtctttaaatatgtttaaagttatgaaaacattaaagttttcagttataattgcataaatggtctatatttcattacattatatacagtcttggggttacatttgcataaaatgctaaaaaccaggGGGCAGGTAGGGGCGGGCCAGGACGTCagcaagcacacagcagacatccacacatcACTGGGGTGTGCTTATCATCGCCGAGCACACGTCGGGGGAGCAGGGGGGCAGAGCCCGATCCATGGCCACCGCAACCAGATCCAAGGCCCGCAGAGCAGGAAAAAGGTACAAACACTGCACACCAACATGCTTTAGGACCCCACCTGCTCATGTTAAACTCTTCTGCTCACTTCAACATTTCAGTCACAACTTTCTCTTTGCTACACTTCTGCAAAAGTTTacagattatttttatttttctgttttgtttattcTCAGTCCAACAATATAGTTTCTTTTGGGGGGTTAATAAAGGGTTATTTAGTCCAGTGTCAAGGAAATGTAACACTGGTGCTCCTTGTTTGCAGAGTACTAGGGCAATGTGCAATGCAACACacactttgtactgtatgtcacacaacttggatactctcagtaccataatattaccatagctggtatttcattattgtaatatacattttgtgctcaagtcactttagatataatccatactgcttttaaatgctgctaaatctattttgctactatgtatgtttatgtttgttctagggctgggcgattttggacaaaaataaaatcccgatttttttctctgaaaacgcgattttcgatttcgatttcgatttttttggtaaaactacaaaagacaatggaataaattgtttcaaatattttatctttatttttaaagaaaaatagcaaacaaattcccctattgggaatgaagtgcaattgaaagatactgtaaatactgatactgttcatgttctggatctctggaaagcgtctagagacaacatctgttgtattagacgctatataaataaaattgaattgaattgaattgaattaaatcctccttgagtttagtaaagtgacaacatttacaattttcttgaccaaacaaagatgactagacgagctctgtctgtaatgcagccagctgtaaaaaaggaaaatcgattttccgattttccttttttaacatcgattgtgattaataaatccgatttagatttaaaatcgattaatcgcacagccctagtttgttcccttgtttgatggtattgtttgactgaatagtttttatgttttctgtggggactgcgTGTGGAAACTAGCACTTCTGCTACaatccggtgtatttacactgcttaatgtagtgttcattaatatgcattgtcccgtctaaataaactttgatagTCCTCTTTTCCATTTGTCCAGCTGTCgcggtgtctgtctgtctgtactgtagtagacGGATGACAGACTTTTCAGTGGCTCGTTGTTTGGGACTGAAACAGTTGTAGGAGGACTCTAGGTGACACATGCAGGTTTCTGAAACCCCTCTGAAAGTAGGTTacatgcagtactggagttgagggggggtgaggggggatggcatccctcctgaaataaaaacggtccaaatcatcccccctttccatcacttattatgtcatttcatcaatgaatgtggttttactgctatttcaacatttagagtcatcaccagaaaaataacaccagaaaaattacttatttgacaattttcacctgtttcaagtaaattctcacttgaaataagtaggaaaagatTTGTCTtgcaacaagcaaaaaaatcttgttccactggcagatttttctacttattttaagtgaaaatctacttgaaacaggtgaaaattgttgtttttttttccagtgacgaaacttgttttaagtgtaatgacattttttttactaaaatgagacattttaactagaaataagacaaatattcttgttaagattttgagtttttgcagtgatccatgttacttatcctgtgaaggacagagtcatattgataagttcagaaaagtgttttttattgttgtgttttgatgtatttgatgtaagcccagtggatatttaaagcttacagaaggctgcatttaactgctgctatgtcattcctgcagtatttctgcaggtgttttggtcactgctattatttgtaatatattatattatttttattcagcacaaatgatctgtccccatataataaaatccaccatcccccctgattttcttatacaactccagtactggttccaTGTGTCTAACCGGCGGCCACGGACCTGCGGGGGCTCGCTGTGCTTGGCGGCCGCTCTGGAGCTGCTCAGGGGCCGCTGCCCCGCCAGGGGGCCGACGCTCCTCCACGAGCACCGCCTCGCTGCTGTCCTGGCCGCCATGTCACCAAACCCAGATCAATCTGCGCTCTACGTGAGACAGAAAGGCGTCTGGTGCAGCAGAGTCTCACTCCACCACGCCGTGTCCTTCTGGAAACCCCTCGACGTCTGCAGGTCACGTGAACACAACAAGGCCCTTATGTCCGGGATAAGGGTACGCTCGAAAATACCACCAGTGCAAGCCGCTATGGTTCCGCTTCCTCTGCCCAGTGGGCTTGACGTTTTAAAAtatagaaaatcttttttttttaaattgcacctTTTGTCAAAATTCTTTGTCAAAATTCTGTCAAAAAATTACAAAGAACAATAGCGAAACAGAAAACAGTGCAGGCTCTCAGCAAAGTCaataactaaaacaaaaaagctTTTTGGGTGTCCTTATGTCCTCTGaaatatacatttgtattaATTTATACACCTTATGGGTTTCCTTTTATTTCATACTGTggctaatatttttttttttttttttttaatatatatatatttatttttgacaAATGTTACGCACTAGCCGTATGAATAAATGGAGCGCACCCAATGTTGGACGACAAAAAACTTACAACGCATTTAAAGAAGtaaaaccatgtctttataAAAAGAACCTACCTTTGTCTTAGTTttctaaatatttaaatatatttctttTACATCTATTCAAGATGTattgtcatttctttttctaaatGATAAAGAAGACACTGTTATTAGGCCCTAATCCCGCGCTATGGAGGAACATTAACTCCGTGTTAGTTCATGCCCGTGTGCAGGAAAGTAACTAGAGAAGCAGCTAGGTGGGCTAATGTTCAGCTTTACTCTCGGGTCACTTTTCAGCAGCTGTTCAGATGGCTGTGCGTTGGCTGTGCAGGTAAGAGGGGGGGTATGCTGTTACTGACTGGTGCCGACATACTGAGCTCAGAGCCGGGGGTTTGGGCCGAGGCGGGGCGGTCAGCTGACACCGACACGCACCGCGGCGTTAGGGACGAGGACACTGCCCCGTATTTACTACAGCTCTCCCCGAGCCGGCGGGTCGTTGTTAAGGAGCTgcgtgtgtttattttattttttaaaccgaGTTGGGGCGGACCTGGTTCCGGGGGAGGGGCCACTGCCCGGACGCTGCCAGTCACTGGACCAGTCGGTGGTTCTGCAGCTGGACCCGGAGAACCGGAGAACCCGGAGAACCCGAGCGGTGGCTCATGGAAACAGGCCTCCGGGAAAATGTGCGCCAACGTGTTCGGGGTGCTGAAGAGGTGAGCGGGGCCGGGAGGAAGATGAGCGGGGGCCCCGGCGATGCTAGGCGCGGAGAGCCTGATTTATggctctgcgttacaccgacgcagagtctacggcgtagggtacgcgtacggtgcgcgtcgccgcgtaccctacgccatcggtgtaacgcggaaccataaatgaggcttcaGGCGGGTGTGGAGGTGTGCTGGGGGGGAGACGGGGCTCCGCCGGACGGACCCGCGGCCCTGTCGCTGTGCTGCGGTCACAGAATAATGCGCAGCGCGGCGCAAAGCGGTGCGGCTGCAGCTGGACCAGCCGCAGCTGGACCAGCTTGGACCAGGTGCGGCCGGACTGGACCAGCCGGACCAGGTGCACCTGGACCAGCAGCTGGACTGGACCAGCCGCACCTGGACCAGCAGCTGGACCAGCCTGGACCAGGTGCAGCCAGGGCCGTCTCCAGAACTGTTTCATAGGGGGGGCAGAGGGGGCCActtcaattcttggggtggaaccaaaactaaaagccatcattacaggactttattatactgttgtagtatacaggctcagaaatactttttattattttttttactttctaatttgtctgcatatatatatatattaatggttaataccatgttgttaaaaacctaaggcatatatatatatatatatatatatatatatatatatatatatatatatatataaatgtgtggtgtgtatatgtatttttaattaatatatatatatatatatatactgacgatagaatctattggcgcttttccactagtacctactcagctcgactcgcctcgccttgTTCTCGTTTATTTTCGATACctagatcagaagtaggaggttggagtgaagctgctgtgacgtatttgattgtgtgatctaaaggaagaagacaacaacactaaagatgtagaacctggaggagatgatagatgtgctgctgggtctgtgacttgtgttcgatatcaagttaaaaaataagagtgagagaagcttcaagcggcgacgcttttttgtttgttagtttgtctcggcgctgctgagaagtcagctggagccgtgagcagctatgaagagacagagctcctggtggatctggtcgttccttatctcccgtctagatccctttttaattctctcctcagcaccaggtttatgaacatctgcacctcagagttggatcatgaaacagacttttacgCTGCCATcgcctgtcggataaaatgaagaagccgcgagtcgctctttcactgatttccacctcctgacggccccgccccccgaccaatcggtggcctgtagtgtgatgatgtcagatacagccgactcagtcgcttagatcagtgtttcccaaccctggtcctcaaggcccactgtcccgcatgttttagatgtttcccttcatcatcacacctgattctaattaatggtcctcattagcttgtcatcaaggcctgcacaactctgttgatgacacagccacttgtatcacggtgtgctgaagcaggggaacatctaaaacatgcaggacagtgggccttgaggaccagggttgggaaacactggcttagaacctcagcagaatagttacagaaaaagtatctactcggcacattagacccctagtggaaaagcgccaaggcgagtcgagtcacgctgagtaggtactagtggaaaagcgccatgtgtgaccggcaagtgtttttttttttttttttattgaggcaagtggggtggccagcaaatttgtaggaggggccccctggtggcgccactcGCCGGCCTCCATGCTGGTTGGAACTGTTGCCTCCTGGCTGATCTGATCATCTGCCATacaccaccccccccacccccgctgTCTTAATCAAACTGAGGGAGGAGCTGTCTGCCAGGGCTGGGGGGGGTTTGTTGAGATTATCC is a window of Cololabis saira isolate AMF1-May2022 chromosome 16, fColSai1.1, whole genome shotgun sequence DNA encoding:
- the LOC133462389 gene encoding cytochrome c oxidase assembly factor 8, translating into MAARTAARRCSWRSVGPLAGQRPLSSSRAAAKHSEPPQNSPFSPAASSKYDWMGPPHPLSNLRPIIYHIPEDESELDQRLRKLRQDTEDWNHDFWAKQNISFNKEKEAFIISQLTAKGLTLRDKDGRRRTLDTDEMAVFYKNFLDKNRIRHANYNKDWYRRNFTITLLMARVALNGIWRTVMDRLSRKKPGTPTTEQ